Genomic window (Flavobacteriales bacterium):
TTTAGTTTACATACTATTTGTTTAGTAAAAACTTGAGTGGAGTTTTCAATCTATTACTCCATGATTTCTCCGAATGATCATGCCCTTCAAATTTTAAGGTTACCCAACTCTTTTCAGAGTAATTATTCTTTTTCATTATCGAGTCTACTGTCTGTTGAAAGGGCTCATAAAGGGCGTCAAGTGTTCTTGTCCCATAGTCAAAGTAAACCTTGTGATTCTGTTCACTCGGCAAATTCAGGTCAAGATAATCCGCAAATTCAAAAGGTATTGGATTATTAAGTGTGTCAAACGTGCCAACCCAATGGGTTGATAAACAAGCTGCACCCCCAAAAATATTTGGGTATTCACAAAAGGCATACATTGAAATCAATCCTCCCATACTTGAACCTGCAATAAATGTATTTTTGGCATCGATGAGGGTTGAATATTTTTCATCAATGTAGGGTTTCAACTCTTCTACAATAAATTTGAGATAATCGTCCGAGCAAATGGTAGTCCTAAATAGTGTTGATTCTTTGTTTCTCATTCCTTTATTGATTATCGAGTCTTGGAATTTTTTCGGAAGATTTTCAAATGGTTTTTCTGGGAAATACTCTG
Coding sequences:
- a CDS encoding esterase family protein, coding for MNVFYYPILGALLLSACSSKNKTAHNPNANGSIERIENFNSQFVTPRNIDVWLPKNYSENQKYAVLYMHDGQMLFDSTNTWNKQEWGVDEKMNELTKDGEIRNTIVVGIWNTEFRHSEYFPEKPFENLPKKFQDSIINKGMRNKESTLFRTTICSDDYLKFIVEELKPYIDEKYSTLIDAKNTFIAGSSMGGLISMYAFCEYPNIFGGAACLSTHWVGTFDTLNNPIPFEFADYLDLNLPSEQNHKVYFDYGTRTLDALYEPFQQTVDSIMKKNNYSEKSWVTLKFEGHDHSEKSWSNRLKTPLKFLLNK